The Helicobacter pylori genome includes a window with the following:
- the tig gene encoding trigger factor, whose product MNLEVKKIDTANARLSAKPSVENLEKRYDKIAQKIAQKVKIDGFRRGKVPLSLVKTRYQAQIEQDAQEEMIQEILANAFKELGIENKDLIGSPNLTKFEKKDTHFEIEADIGLKPTIVLDKIKECVPSVGVEIPNEEKINERLKQLAKDYAKFVDTDAQRKAQNDDKLTIDFEGFIDNAPFEGGKAENFSLILGNKQMLEDFEKALLGMQAGEEKEFPLTFPSGYHAEHLAGKEALFKVKLHQIQAREVLEINDELAKIVLANEENAALKLLKERVEGQLFLENKARLYNEELKEKLIENLDEKIVFDLPKTIIEQEMDLLFRNALYSMQAEEVKSLQESQEKAKEKRESFRNDATKSVKITFIIDALAKEEKIGVHDNEVFQTLYYEAMMTGQNPESLIEQYRKNNMLAAVKMAMIEDRVLAYLLDKNLPKEQQEILEKMRPNAQKTQVG is encoded by the coding sequence ATGAATCTTGAAGTGAAAAAGATTGACACCGCTAACGCCCGTTTGAGCGCTAAACCTTCCGTTGAGAATTTAGAAAAGCGTTACGATAAAATCGCTCAAAAAATCGCCCAAAAAGTTAAAATTGATGGCTTTAGAAGAGGTAAAGTCCCCCTTAGTTTAGTGAAAACCCGTTATCAGGCTCAAATTGAACAAGACGCTCAAGAAGAAATGATTCAAGAGATTTTAGCAAACGCTTTTAAGGAATTAGGGATTGAAAATAAGGATTTAATCGGCAGCCCCAACCTCACTAAATTTGAAAAAAAAGACACGCATTTTGAAATAGAAGCGGACATTGGCTTAAAACCCACGATTGTTTTAGACAAGATCAAAGAGTGCGTGCCTAGCGTGGGAGTGGAAATCCCCAATGAAGAAAAAATTAATGAGCGTTTGAAACAACTCGCTAAAGATTATGCGAAATTTGTGGATACTGACGCTCAAAGAAAAGCTCAAAACGACGATAAATTAACGATTGATTTTGAAGGCTTTATAGATAATGCGCCTTTTGAAGGGGGCAAGGCTGAGAATTTCAGTTTGATTTTAGGCAATAAGCAAATGCTAGAAGATTTTGAAAAGGCTCTTTTAGGCATGCAAGCGGGCGAGGAAAAAGAATTCCCTTTGACTTTCCCTAGCGGATACCACGCAGAGCATTTGGCTGGCAAAGAAGCCCTTTTTAAAGTGAAATTGCACCAGATTCAAGCGCGTGAAGTGTTAGAAATCAATGACGAACTCGCTAAAATCGTGCTGGCTAATGAAGAGAATGCGGCTTTAAAGCTTTTAAAAGAAAGGGTTGAAGGGCAGTTGTTTTTAGAAAATAAAGCCAGGCTCTATAATGAAGAGTTGAAAGAAAAATTGATTGAAAATTTAGATGAAAAGATCGTTTTTGATTTGCCTAAAACGATCATAGAGCAAGAAATGGATTTGTTGTTCAGGAACGCTCTTTATTCCATGCAAGCTGAGGAAGTCAAATCTTTACAAGAAAGTCAAGAAAAAGCCAAAGAAAAGCGTGAGAGCTTTAGGAACGATGCGACAAAAAGCGTGAAAATCACTTTTATCATTGACGCTTTAGCGAAGGAAGAAAAAATTGGCGTGCATGACAATGAAGTCTTTCAAACTTTGTATTATGAAGCGATGATGACAGGGCAAAACCCAGAAAGCCTCATTGAACAATACCGCAAAAACAACATGTTAGCGGCGGTGAAAATGGCGATGATTGAAGATAGGGTGTTAGCTTATTTGTTGGATAAAAACCTGCCTAAAGAGCAACAAGAAATTTTGGAAAAAATGAGACCCAACGCTCAAAAAACTCAAGTGGGTTAA
- the hofF gene encoding outer membrane beta-barrel protein HofF has product MNYKIASAKNIATLLFLFSSQSQAFDLGKIAKIKAGAESFSKVGFNNKPINTNKGLYPTETFMTVMAYMQVDFTELLPKSATANGHHLDGSLGGWGGAVIFDSTKDFINEVTGKTYGAMAWNYVGYWGGLVGQKPWASCGLATGNLTQGQYDKMTQAEMTQLSNQEALEASTCAKSYADHTRNYVIYNAYLRYNYRDIFEIRGGRYESPADYMSGYNQGLDMTLNLGNFKFWWFSSFGRGFAYNEWLYNFYSPKTYTLKNGQTINPGVHAFYIIWNYKGWSVQPFVYFSPFNEYDPNFTITYDSNPTFTGLGFRSQTDVTVLNPFYAKRFWGTYQFGMPAGKNAHSLMIKQKFEWNEYNFGFGIYKSFGNANWMIGYHGNRLGFDFWTNTVYANTLNSLSYMMDANAFTVFAFGGGVHRKFLWGLLGRLTYGPRANEQVLSLNLGYKFTKNFSADIKFEYYNVLMHQGYKMGWNGPKLDSQPATDQDRSHIFTEIVWKL; this is encoded by the coding sequence ATGAACTATAAGATTGCATCTGCTAAAAATATTGCAACGCTTCTTTTTTTATTCTCTTCTCAAAGTCAAGCTTTTGATTTGGGTAAAATCGCTAAAATTAAAGCGGGTGCTGAAAGTTTCTCTAAAGTCGGTTTCAATAACAAACCTATCAACACTAATAAAGGGCTTTACCCTACCGAAACCTTTATGACGGTTATGGCTTACATGCAAGTGGATTTTACGGAGCTCTTGCCCAAAAGCGCTACGGCTAACGGGCATCATTTAGACGGGAGTCTTGGGGGTTGGGGGGGTGCTGTTATTTTTGATAGCACTAAGGATTTCATTAACGAAGTTACAGGGAAAACCTATGGGGCTATGGCTTGGAACTATGTGGGCTATTGGGGCGGTCTTGTAGGGCAAAAACCATGGGCTAGTTGCGGGTTAGCCACAGGGAATTTGACCCAAGGCCAATACGATAAGATGACTCAAGCCGAAATGACGCAGTTGTCTAATCAAGAAGCTTTAGAGGCTTCCACTTGCGCGAAAAGTTATGCCGATCACACCAGAAACTATGTGATTTATAACGCTTACTTGCGCTACAACTACAGAGATATTTTTGAAATTAGGGGCGGGAGATACGAATCCCCAGCGGATTATATGAGTGGTTACAACCAAGGCTTGGATATGACATTAAACTTAGGGAATTTCAAATTCTGGTGGTTTAGCTCTTTTGGTCGTGGCTTTGCCTATAATGAGTGGCTTTATAATTTCTATTCGCCCAAAACCTACACCCTTAAAAACGGGCAAACCATAAACCCAGGGGTGCATGCCTTTTATATCATTTGGAATTACAAGGGTTGGAGCGTTCAGCCTTTTGTCTATTTTTCACCCTTTAACGAATACGACCCTAACTTTACGATCACTTATGATAGTAACCCCACTTTTACGGGATTAGGGTTCCGCTCTCAAACAGATGTTACCGTGCTTAATCCTTTTTATGCTAAAAGGTTTTGGGGCACCTATCAATTTGGCATGCCGGCCGGTAAGAATGCGCACAGCTTGATGATCAAACAAAAGTTTGAATGGAATGAATACAATTTTGGTTTTGGGATTTATAAATCCTTTGGGAACGCTAACTGGATGATAGGCTACCATGGTAACCGCTTGGGCTTTGACTTTTGGACGAACACCGTTTATGCAAACACCCTTAACTCTTTGTCTTATATGATGGATGCGAACGCTTTTACCGTGTTTGCCTTTGGCGGTGGGGTGCATAGGAAATTCCTTTGGGGTTTATTGGGGCGTTTGACTTACGGGCCTAGGGCTAATGAACAAGTCCTATCGCTCAACTTGGGCTATAAATTCACTAAAAATTTCTCAGCCGACATTAAATTTGAATATTATAATGTGCTCATGCATCAAGGCTATAAAATGGGGTGGAACGGGCCCAAATTGGACAGCCAACCCGCCACCGATCAAGACAGGAGCCATATTTTCACCGAGATCGTGTGGAAGCTTTAA
- a CDS encoding heavy metal translocating P-type ATPase, with product MQEYHIHNLDCPDCASKLERDLNKLDYVKKAQINFSTSKLFLDTSDFEKVKAFIKQNEPHLSLSFKEATEKPLSFTPFIITIMVFLGAILILHLNPSPLIEKAMFFVLALVYLVSGKDVILGAFRGLRKGQFFDENALMLIATIAAFCVGAYEESVSIMVFYSAGEFLQKLAISRSKKSLKALVDVAPNLAYLKKGDALVSVAPEDLRVNDIVVVKVGEKVPIDGVVIKGESLLDERALSGESMPVNVSEHSKVLGGSLNLKAVLEIKVEKMYKDSSIAKVVDLVQQATNEKSETEKFITKFSRYYTPSVLFIALMIAILPPLFSMGSFDEWIYRGLVALMVSCPCALVISVPLGYFGGVGAASRKGILMKGVHVLEVLTQAKSIAFDKTGTLTKGVFKVIDIVPQNGHSKEEVLHYASCSQLLSTHPIALSIQKACEEMLKDDKHQHDIKNYEEVSGMGVKAQCNTDLIIAGNEKMLDQFNIAHSPSPENGTIVHVAFNQAYVGYIVISDEIKDDAIECLRDLKAQGIENFCILSGDRKSATESIAQTLGCEYYASLLPEEKTSVFKTFKERYKAPAIFVGDGINDAPTLASADVGIGMGKGSELSKQSADIVITNDSLSSLVKVLAIAKKTKSIIWQNILFALGIKAVFIVLGLMGVASLWEAVFGDVGVTLLALANSMRAMRA from the coding sequence ATGCAAGAATACCACATTCATAATTTGGATTGCCCTGATTGCGCGTCTAAATTAGAAAGGGATTTAAACAAACTGGACTATGTGAAAAAAGCTCAAATCAATTTCAGCACCAGTAAGTTGTTTTTGGATACGAGCGATTTTGAAAAGGTTAAGGCTTTCATCAAGCAAAACGAACCGCATTTGAGCCTGTCTTTTAAAGAGGCTACAGAAAAGCCCTTGAGTTTTACCCCATTCATTATTACGATCATGGTCTTTTTAGGCGCGATTTTAATCTTACACCTAAATCCTAGCCCTTTGATTGAAAAAGCTATGTTTTTCGTGTTGGCTTTAGTGTATCTAGTGAGTGGTAAAGATGTGATTTTAGGGGCGTTTCGTGGGCTTAGAAAAGGGCAGTTTTTTGATGAAAACGCTTTGATGCTCATTGCGACTATTGCGGCTTTTTGCGTGGGGGCTTATGAAGAGAGCGTGTCTATTATGGTGTTTTATTCAGCGGGCGAATTTTTGCAAAAACTCGCTATCTCTCGCTCTAAAAAATCCCTTAAGGCTTTAGTGGATGTCGCTCCTAATCTGGCTTATTTGAAAAAGGGCGATGCGCTGGTGAGTGTCGCGCCTGAAGATTTAAGAGTCAATGACATTGTGGTGGTGAAAGTCGGCGAAAAAGTGCCCATTGATGGCGTGGTGATTAAGGGCGAAAGTTTGCTAGATGAAAGGGCGTTGAGCGGGGAGTCCATGCCTGTTAATGTCAGCGAACATTCTAAAGTTTTAGGGGGGAGCTTGAATTTAAAAGCGGTCCTTGAAATTAAAGTAGAAAAAATGTATAAAGATTCTTCTATCGCTAAAGTGGTGGATTTGGTCCAACAAGCCACGAATGAAAAGAGCGAAACCGAGAAATTTATCACTAAATTTTCACGCTACTACACCCCAAGCGTTTTGTTCATTGCGTTAATGATCGCTATATTACCGCCCTTGTTTTCTATGGGGAGCTTTGATGAGTGGATTTATAGGGGGCTTGTGGCTTTAATGGTGAGCTGTCCTTGCGCGTTAGTGATTTCTGTGCCTTTAGGGTATTTTGGGGGCGTGGGAGCGGCGAGCAGAAAGGGGATTTTAATGAAAGGCGTGCATGTTTTAGAGGTGCTTACCCAAGCTAAAAGCATCGCTTTTGATAAAACCGGCACTTTGACTAAAGGCGTTTTTAAAGTGATAGATATTGTGCCGCAAAACGGGCATTCTAAAGAAGAAGTTTTGCATTACGCTTCTTGTTCGCAGCTTTTATCCACGCACCCGATCGCTTTATCCATTCAAAAAGCATGCGAAGAAATGTTAAAGGACGATAAGCACCAACATGACATTAAAAATTATGAAGAAGTGAGCGGAATGGGGGTTAAAGCGCAATGCAATACGGATTTAATCATCGCAGGGAATGAAAAAATGCTCGATCAATTCAATATCGCGCACAGCCCTTCCCCAGAAAACGGCACGATCGTGCATGTGGCTTTCAATCAGGCTTATGTGGGTTATATCGTCATTAGCGATGAGATTAAAGATGACGCCATAGAGTGTTTAAGGGATTTAAAAGCACAAGGGATAGAAAATTTTTGCATTTTGAGTGGGGACAGAAAAAGCGCGACTGAGAGCATCGCTCAAACTCTGGGCTGTGAATATTATGCGAGCTTGTTGCCTGAAGAAAAAACGAGCGTGTTTAAAACCTTTAAAGAACGCTATAAAGCCCCGGCGATTTTTGTAGGCGATGGCATCAATGACGCTCCGACTCTAGCGAGCGCTGATGTGGGGATTGGCATGGGGAAAGGCTCAGAATTGAGCAAGCAAAGTGCAGACATTGTGATCACCAACGACTCCTTAAGCTCTTTAGTGAAAGTTTTAGCGATCGCTAAAAAAACTAAAAGCATTATTTGGCAAAATATCTTGTTCGCTTTGGGGATTAAAGCCGTTTTTATCGTGCTAGGGCTTATGGGGGTAGCGAGCTTGTGGGAAGCGGTCTTTGGCGATGTGGGGGTTACGCTTTTAGCCTTAGCCAATTCCATGCGCGCGATGAGGGCTTAA
- the def gene encoding peptide deformylase, whose product MALLEIIHYPSKILRTISKEVVSFDAKLHQQLDDMRETMIASEGIGLAAIQVGLPLRMLIINLPREDGVQHKEDCLEIINPEFIETGGSIMYKEGCLSVPGFYEEVERFEKVKIEYQNRFAEVKVLEASELLAVAIQHEIDHLNGVLFVDKLSILKRKKFEKELKELSKNPRNKS is encoded by the coding sequence ATGGCGTTATTAGAGATTATCCATTACCCTTCTAAAATCTTAAGAACGATTTCTAAAGAGGTCGTTTCTTTTGATGCAAAACTCCACCAACAGCTAGATGACATGCGTGAAACTATGATCGCTAGTGAGGGGATAGGGCTAGCCGCAATTCAAGTGGGCTTGCCTTTAAGAATGCTCATCATCAATCTCCCACGAGAAGACGGCGTGCAACACAAAGAAGACTGCTTAGAAATCATTAACCCTGAGTTTATAGAAACTGGGGGATCAATAATGTATAAAGAGGGGTGCTTGTCTGTGCCGGGATTTTATGAAGAAGTGGAGCGTTTTGAAAAGGTTAAGATAGAGTATCAAAACCGCTTCGCTGAAGTGAAAGTTTTAGAAGCAAGCGAGCTGTTAGCGGTAGCCATTCAGCATGAGATCGATCATCTCAATGGCGTGTTATTCGTGGATAAATTATCCATTTTGAAGCGTAAGAAATTTGAAAAAGAATTAAAAGAATTAAGTAAAAATCCCAGAAACAAGTCTTAA
- the clpP gene encoding ATP-dependent Clp endopeptidase proteolytic subunit ClpP codes for MGYIPYVIENTDRGERSYDIYSRLLKDRIVLLSGEINDSVASSIVAQLLFLEAEDPEKDIGLYINSPGGVITSGLSIYDTMNFIRPDVSTICIGQAASMGAFLLSCGAKGKRFSLPHSRIMIHQPLGGAQGQASDIEIISNEILRLKGLMNSILAQNSGQSLEQIAKDTDRDFYMSAKEAKEYGLIDKVLEKNVK; via the coding sequence ATGGGATATATTCCTTATGTAATAGAGAATACCGATCGTGGGGAGCGTAGCTATGATATTTACTCGCGCCTTTTAAAGGATCGCATTGTTTTATTGAGCGGTGAGATCAATGATAGCGTGGCGTCTTCTATCGTGGCCCAACTCTTGTTTTTGGAAGCTGAAGACCCTGAAAAAGACATTGGCTTGTATATCAATTCTCCCGGTGGGGTGATAACAAGCGGTCTTAGCATTTATGACACCATGAATTTTATCCGCCCTGATGTTTCCACGATTTGCATCGGTCAAGCGGCTTCTATGGGGGCATTTTTACTGAGCTGTGGGGCTAAGGGCAAGCGCTTTTCACTGCCCCATTCAAGGATTATGATCCACCAGCCTTTAGGGGGGGCTCAAGGGCAAGCGAGCGATATTGAAATCATTTCTAATGAGATTCTCAGGCTTAAAGGTTTGATGAATTCTATTTTGGCTCAAAACTCAGGGCAGAGTTTGGAGCAAATCGCTAAAGACACGGACAGGGATTTTTATATGAGCGCTAAAGAAGCTAAAGAGTATGGTTTGATTGATAAAGTGTTAGAGAAAAATGTGAAGTGA
- a CDS encoding YifB family Mg chelatase-like AAA ATPase, whose protein sequence is MINTIFCATMQRGVAEIVAVEATFTRALPAFVISGLANSSIQEAKQRVQSALQNNDFTFPPLKITINLSPSDLPKSGSHFDLPIALLIALQKQELAFKEWFAFGELGLDGKIKPNSNIFPMLLDIAIKRPHAKVIVPNANEELFSLIPNLQCFFVEHFKEALEILQNPEIKADTHTKKLPFKTIELNDKEYYFSDAYALDFKEVKGQAVAKEAALIASAGFHNLILEGSPGCGKSMIINRMRYILPPLSLNEILEATKLRILSEQDSAYYPLRSFRNPHQSASKSSILGSSSLKEPKPGEIALAHNGMLFFDELPHFKKDILEALREPLENNKLVISRVHSKIEYETSFLFVGAQNPCLCGNLLSATKACRCQDREITQYKNRLSEPFLDRIDLFVQMEEGNYKDTPSRSWTSKEMHQWVLLAFKQQKLRKQSAFNGKLNEEQIERFCPLNAEAQKLLEQAIERFNLSMRSVNKVKKVARTIADLNACENIEKSHMLKALSFRKIS, encoded by the coding sequence ATGATTAACACGATATTTTGTGCGACCATGCAAAGGGGAGTGGCAGAAATCGTGGCTGTGGAGGCGACTTTCACAAGGGCTTTGCCGGCGTTTGTGATTTCAGGCCTGGCTAATAGCTCTATCCAAGAAGCCAAACAGCGGGTCCAATCGGCTTTACAAAATAACGATTTCACTTTCCCGCCTTTAAAAATCACCATCAACCTTTCCCCCTCAGATTTACCTAAATCCGGGAGCCATTTTGATTTGCCTATCGCTCTTTTAATCGCTTTGCAAAAACAAGAGTTGGCTTTTAAAGAGTGGTTTGCTTTTGGGGAGTTAGGGCTTGATGGCAAGATCAAACCCAATTCTAACATTTTCCCCATGCTTTTAGACATTGCCATTAAGCGCCCCCATGCTAAAGTCATTGTGCCTAATGCGAATGAAGAGCTTTTTTCGCTCATCCCTAATTTGCAATGCTTTTTTGTGGAGCATTTTAAAGAAGCTTTAGAAATCTTGCAAAACCCTGAAATCAAAGCAGACACCCACACGAAAAAACTACCCTTTAAAACGATAGAATTGAACGATAAAGAGTATTATTTTTCAGACGCCTATGCCTTAGATTTTAAAGAAGTTAAGGGGCAAGCTGTCGCTAAAGAAGCCGCTTTGATCGCTAGCGCTGGGTTTCATAACTTGATTTTAGAGGGAAGTCCAGGGTGTGGGAAAAGCATGATCATCAATCGCATGCGTTATATCTTGCCTCCATTGAGCCTGAATGAAATCCTAGAAGCGACAAAATTACGCATTTTAAGCGAGCAAGACAGCGCCTATTACCCTTTAAGGAGTTTTAGAAACCCTCACCAAAGCGCTTCAAAATCCAGCATTTTAGGCTCAAGCTCTCTAAAAGAGCCAAAACCTGGCGAAATCGCGCTAGCGCATAACGGCATGCTTTTTTTTGATGAATTGCCTCATTTTAAAAAGGATATTTTGGAAGCTTTAAGAGAGCCTTTAGAAAACAATAAATTGGTGATCTCACGAGTGCATAGCAAGATTGAATACGAAACCTCTTTTTTATTTGTGGGGGCTCAAAACCCTTGTTTGTGCGGGAATTTACTCAGCGCAACCAAAGCATGCCGTTGCCAAGACAGAGAAATCACGCAGTATAAAAACCGCTTGAGCGAGCCTTTTTTGGATAGGATTGATTTGTTTGTGCAAATGGAAGAGGGGAATTATAAAGACACGCCGTCTCGTTCTTGGACTTCAAAAGAGATGCATCAATGGGTATTATTAGCTTTCAAACAGCAAAAATTAAGGAAACAGAGCGCTTTTAATGGTAAGCTTAATGAAGAGCAGATAGAACGATTTTGCCCTTTAAACGCTGAAGCGCAAAAGTTGTTAGAGCAGGCGATTGAAAGGTTTAATCTGTCCATGCGCTCTGTTAATAAGGTCAAAAAAGTCGCTAGGACGATTGCGGATTTAAACGCTTGCGAGAACATAGAAAAATCTCACATGCTTAAAGCGCTGAGTTTTAGAAAGATTTCTTAA
- a CDS encoding restriction endonuclease subunit S: MNRIENLLQTLAPKGVEFRKLGEVCEIIRGKRVTKKEILDKGKYPVVSGGIGFMGYLNEYNREENTITIAQYGTAGFVNWQNQKFWANDVCFSVIPKETLINRYLYYVLTNMQNYLYSISNRSAIPYSISSNNIMQIIIPIPPLEIQQEIVKILDAFTELKARKKQYQYYQNMLLDFNGIHSNHQDAKEKLVQKTYPKRLKTLLHTLAPKGVEFRTLEEVFEIKNGYTPSKKNPEFWEKGTIPWFRMEDIRENGRILKDSIQHITPKALKGKKLFPKNSIIISTTATIGEHALLIVDSLANQRFTFLSKKANCDLALDMKFFFYQCFLLGEWCKNNTNVSGFASVDMTAFKKYKFPIPPLEIQQEIVKILDQFSLLTTDLLAGIPAEIEARKKQYEYYREKLLTFKPLTPNKEVKKC; encoded by the coding sequence ATGAACCGTATAGAAAACCTGCTCCAAACTTTAGCGCCTAAGGGGGTGGAGTTTAGGAAATTGGGGGAGGTGTGTGAAATAATTAGAGGTAAAAGGGTTACAAAAAAAGAAATATTAGATAAAGGAAAATATCCCGTTGTATCTGGTGGAATAGGATTTATGGGATATTTAAATGAATATAACAGAGAGGAAAATACAATTACTATAGCTCAATATGGAACCGCCGGATTTGTCAATTGGCAAAATCAAAAGTTTTGGGCAAATGATGTTTGTTTTTCTGTCATTCCAAAAGAAACTCTAATCAATAGATACCTTTATTATGTATTAACAAACATGCAAAATTATTTATATTCTATTTCAAATAGAAGCGCTATACCTTATAGCATTTCTAGCAATAACATTATGCAAATAATAATCCCCATCCCACCCCTAGAAATCCAACAAGAGATCGTTAAGATTTTGGACGCTTTCACAGAATTAAAAGCACGAAAAAAGCAATACCAGTATTACCAAAACATGCTTTTAGACTTCAATGGCATCCATTCAAACCACCAAGACGCAAAAGAAAAACTAGTGCAAAAAACCTACCCTAAACGCTTGAAAACCTTACTCCACACTTTAGCGCCTAAGGGGGTGGAGTTTAGAACGCTTGAAGAGGTTTTTGAAATTAAAAATGGTTACACCCCATCAAAAAAAAATCCTGAATTTTGGGAAAAAGGGACTATCCCTTGGTTTAGAATGGAAGACATTAGAGAAAATGGGAGGATTTTAAAAGACTCTATCCAACACATTACCCCAAAGGCTTTAAAGGGTAAAAAATTATTCCCTAAAAATTCTATTATCATTTCCACAACAGCAACGATAGGCGAGCATGCCCTTTTAATCGTTGATTCGTTAGCGAATCAACGATTCACTTTTTTAAGTAAAAAAGCGAATTGTGATCTTGCTTTAGACATGAAATTCTTTTTTTACCAATGCTTTCTTTTAGGGGAATGGTGCAAAAATAATACTAATGTTTCAGGTTTTGCTTCTGTGGATATGACTGCTTTTAAAAAATATAAGTTCCCCATCCCACCCCTAGAGATCCAACAAGAGATCGTTAAGATTTTGGATCAATTTTCACTTTTAACCACCGATTTATTAGCCGGTATCCCCGCTGAAATAGAAGCCAGGAAAAAACAATACGAATATTACAGAGAAAAATTATTGACTTTCAAACCCCTAACCCCAAATAAAGAAGTTAAAAAATGCTAA
- a CDS encoding ABC transporter permease, producing the protein MPNRSLIFFLIKRYLRFDKSQPFISITALLAFFGVAVGVMVLIVAMAIMNGMSKEFEKKLFVMNYPLTLYTTSPYGISEEVVQALEKKFPNLLFSPYLQTQSLIKSTHSMNGGVVFGVDFSKERRINEVLNDALKNTNTNDLFKNPFNLIVGKSLRYSLNLDLNQKADLFFTELEPTGLTLSPIMKRFTIKGDFDSGLKSYDMSYMYTSLQAISAIRRLPLGLYDGVHVYSKVPMKDIEILRNALKTINHHGIGIEGWWQQNGNFFSAMELEKRALFIVLMLIILMASLNIISSLLMVVMNRRKEIALLFSMGSSQKEIQKTFFYLGNIIGLGGVALGVVLAFLSMYLLSVFPIISLPADVYGINTLPLDLSLMDFTLTLIGSIIIVALSSYYPSKKASHIDALSVLRNE; encoded by the coding sequence TTGCCAAATAGATCGTTGATTTTTTTCCTTATCAAGCGTTATTTGCGTTTTGATAAAAGCCAGCCATTTATTAGCATCACCGCTTTGTTAGCTTTTTTTGGGGTGGCGGTTGGCGTGATGGTTTTAATTGTGGCTATGGCGATCATGAACGGCATGAGTAAGGAATTTGAAAAAAAGCTTTTTGTGATGAACTACCCCTTAACGCTCTATACCACAAGCCCTTATGGGATCAGCGAAGAAGTGGTTCAAGCTTTAGAAAAAAAGTTCCCTAATTTGCTTTTTAGCCCCTATTTGCAAACTCAAAGCCTGATTAAAAGCACTCATTCTATGAATGGTGGCGTGGTGTTTGGGGTTGATTTTTCTAAAGAAAGGCGCATCAATGAAGTTTTAAACGACGCTTTAAAAAACACCAATACAAACGATCTTTTTAAAAACCCTTTTAATTTGATCGTGGGGAAAAGCTTGAGATACAGCTTGAATTTAGATCTCAATCAAAAAGCCGATTTGTTTTTCACCGAATTAGAGCCAACCGGTCTCACGCTCTCCCCTATCATGAAGCGTTTTACCATAAAAGGCGATTTTGATTCAGGGCTAAAATCTTATGACATGAGCTACATGTATACTAGCCTTCAAGCCATAAGCGCGATCAGGAGGTTACCCTTAGGGCTTTATGATGGGGTGCATGTCTATTCTAAAGTGCCCATGAAGGATATTGAAATTTTACGCAACGCTTTAAAAACCATCAACCATCATGGCATAGGCATTGAAGGGTGGTGGCAGCAAAACGGGAATTTTTTCTCAGCTATGGAATTAGAAAAAAGAGCGTTATTCATTGTGCTCATGCTCATTATTTTAATGGCGTCTTTGAATATCATCAGTTCGCTTTTAATGGTGGTGATGAACAGGCGTAAAGAAATCGCCCTACTCTTTAGCATGGGGAGTAGCCAGAAAGAAATCCAAAAAACCTTTTTTTATTTGGGTAATATCATTGGTTTAGGCGGTGTGGCGCTTGGGGTGGTTTTAGCGTTTTTAAGCATGTATCTTTTAAGCGTGTTCCCTATCATCTCGCTCCCAGCGGATGTTTATGGCATTAACACTTTGCCTTTGGATCTGTCTTTAATGGATTTTACGCTCACTCTAATAGGCTCTATCATTATCGTAGCCCTTTCTTCTTATTACCCGTCTAAAAAAGCTTCTCATATTGATGCTTTAAGCGTGTTAAGGAATGAATAA